A single Populus nigra chromosome 13, ddPopNigr1.1, whole genome shotgun sequence DNA region contains:
- the LOC133671397 gene encoding glucan endo-1,3-beta-glucosidase 2-like, whose amino-acid sequence MFWKMESLFALTLLVLVAEVSFVAADDEAFIGVNIGTDLSDMPHPTQVVALLKAQQIWHVRLYDADRGMLVALANTGIQVMVSVPNDQLLGIGQSNSTAANWVSHNIVAHYPATNITAICVGSEVFTTIPNAAPVLVNAMKYIQSALVASNLDRQIKVSTPLSSSIILDSFPPSQAFFNRSWNPVLIPMLNFLQSTGSHLMLNIYPYYDYMQSNGVIPLDYALMKPLAPTKEAVDANTLVHYSNVFDAMVDAAYFAMNFLNFTNIPVMVTESGWPSKGDTNEPDATLDNANTYNSNLIRHVLNKTGTPNHPGIAVSTYIYELYNEDLKPGPVSEKNWGLFNANGEPIYILHLTGAGLVLANDTTNQTYCTAKEGADPKMLQAALDWACGPGKVNCSAILQGEPCYEPDNVIAHATYAFNSYYSRMGKAPGTCDFNGVAAITTTNPSHGTCLFPGSTGKINGFGNITAPSMNSTSSAPPAQNLYNLGSMSFLLLRVLICSIVFL is encoded by the exons ATGTTCTGGAAGATGGAGTCTCTGTTTGCTCTTACACTTCTGGTCTTAGTAGCAGAAGTTTCTTTTGTTGCTGCTGATGATG AAGCATTCATTGGTGTTAACATAGGAACAGACCTTTCTGACATGCCTCACCCAACTCAAGTAGTGGCCCTCCTCAAGGCTCAGCAAATCTGGCATGTCCGGCTCTATGATGCTGACCGTGGCATGCTAGTTGCACTTGCAAATACAGGCATTCAGGTCATGGTCTCTGTTCCCAATGACCAACTTCTAGGAATTGGTCAATCGAATTCAACTGCTGCTAATTGGGTTTCGCATAATATTGTAGCTCATTACCCAGCTACAAACATCACAGCCATTTGTGTAGGTTCTGAGGTTTTCACCACCATACCCAATGCAGCGCCAGTCCTTGTCAATGCCATGAAGTACATTCAATCAGCCCTTGTTGCATCCAATCTAGATCGCCAAATCAAAGTTTCAACACCCCTTTCTTCATCTATTATCCTCGATTCCTTCCCACCATCCCAAGCCTTCTTTAACCGCTCATGGAATCCTGTTTTGATTCCCATGCTCAATTTCTTGCAGTCTACAGGGTCACACTTGATGCTCAATATATACCCTTACTATGACTATATGCAATCAAATGGTGTGATTCCATTAGATTATGCACTCATGAAGCCTCTTGCTCCAACCAAGGAAGCTGTTGATGCTAACACACTTGTTCACTATTCTAATGTCTTTGATGCCATGGTTGATGCTGCATACTTCGCCATGAATTTTCTGAACTTCACTAACATCCCTGTCATGGTAACTGAATCTGGCTGGCCATCTAAAGGTGATACTAATGAGCCGGATGCAACTCTAGATAATGCCAACACTTACAACAGTAATTTGATTAGGCATGTGCTGAACAAAACTGGAACCCCCAATCACCCTGGAATTGCTGTTAGTACATACATTTATGAGCTGTATAATGAAGATTTGAAACCCGGGCCAGTCTCAGAGAAGAACTGGGGATTGTTTAACGCAAATGGGGAGCCTATTTACATATTGCATCTGACTGGGGCTGGCTTAGTGCTAGCTAATGACACTACGAACCAAACTTACTGCACTGCAAAGGAAGGCGCTGACCCAAAGATGCTGCAAGCTGCTTTGGATTGGGCTTGTGGACCTGGCAAGGTTAATTGCAGTGCTATATTGCAGGGTGAACCATGTTACGAACCAGACAATGTGATTGCACATGCAACTTACGCATTTAACAGTTACTATAGTCGGATGGGGAAGGCTCCTGGGACATGTGACTTCAATGGCGTGGCTGCTATCACCACTACAAACCCGA GTCATGGTACCTGTTTATTCCCAGGAAG
- the LOC133670882 gene encoding transcription factor MYB20-like, with the protein MGRQPCCDKIGLKKGPWTSDEDKKLITFILANGQCCWRAVPKLAGLLRCGKSCRLRWTNYLRPDLKRGLLSEYEEKMVIDLHAQLGNRWSKIASHLPGRTDNEIKNHWNTHIKKKLRKMGIDPLTHKPLSTIETPPSPPPQQEVQVQENIQEIEQQAVQQSCSTNMVSELDQNKEPETSLQSTVTQEEEINNMAASTYDAMEQTDGFCIDEVPLIEPHEILVPCGLSPSSTPAPTSSSSSSSSSTSSSSSSYGSNNILEDLLLPDFEWPINNVDIGLWGDYLNSWDVLISDAVGDWKQTTMFDPPLNQCSRMILDQDSWTNGLL; encoded by the exons ATGGGAAGGCAACCATGTTGTGACAAAATTGGGTTGAAGAAAGGGCCATGGACTTCTGATGAGGATAAGAAACTCATTACCTTCATCCTCGCTAATGGTCAATGTTGCTGGAGAGCTGTTCCTAAGCTTGCAG GATTGTTAAGGTGTGGGAAGAGTTGCAGGCTGAGATGGACAAACTATCTCAGGCCAGATTTGAAGAGAGGTCTTTTATCAGAATACGAAGAGAAGATGGTGATTGATCTCCACGCTCAACTTGGCAACAG ATGGTCTAAGATTGCATCACATCTACCGGGCAGAACTGATAATGAAATCAAGAACCATTGGAATACTCACATCAAGAAAAAGTTAAGGAAAATGGGAATTGATCCTCTCACTCACAAGCCACTCTCTACCATTGAAACACCGCCGTCACCACCACCACAGCAAGAAGTTCAAGTGCAGGAGAATATACAAGAAATAGAGCAGCAAGCAGTACAGCAGTCTTGTTCCACTAATATGGTATCTGAACTGGACCAAAATAAGGAGCCTGAGACATCATTACAATCAACAGTAACTCAAGAGGAAGAGATCAATAACATGGCCGCAAGCACATATGACGCAATGGAGCAAACGGATGGTTTTTGCATAGATGAAGTTCCGCTAATTGAACCCCATGAAATCTTAGTCCCTTGTGGACTTTCTCCTTCATCAACCCCAGCCCCAacctcttcatcatcttcatcatcgtCATcgacatcatcttcttcttcttcatatgGTTCAAACAATATCCTTGAAGACTTGCTACTGCCTGATTTTGAATGGCCTATTAATAATGTCGACATTGGCTTGTGGGGTGATTACCTGAACAGTTGGGATGTGCTAATCAGTGATGCTGTTGGTGACTGGAAGCAAACAACAATGTTTGATCCTCCTCTCAATCAGTGCTCAAGAATGATTTTGGATCAAGATTCTTGGACAAATGGGCTCTTGTGA